A stretch of Zonotrichia albicollis isolate bZonAlb1 chromosome 32, bZonAlb1.hap1, whole genome shotgun sequence DNA encodes these proteins:
- the SLC44A2 gene encoding choline transporter-like protein 2 isoform X2: protein MGGHGDSYYGKHGTPQKYDPTFKGPIYDRGCTDIICCVLLVVAIVGYVVVGVVAWTHGDPRKVIHPTDSRGQFCGQQGTPNEKKPFLFYFDIVKCASPLVLLEFQCPTTQICVSKCPDRYLTYLTAAGSPASLEYYRNFCTPEYKGTQKAALNVLKDRECPAMLIPSTPLARRCFPAIQAKQGVIMVGNKTSFEDGWGNHRNATELLEGAKKANVVLETRQLAMKIFEDYTVSWYWIIIGLVIAMVASLIFIVLLRFLAGVMVWVMIVMVILVLGYGIFHCYMEYAKLKGEAGSDMSLADLGFQTDLRVYLHLRQTWLAFMIILCVLELVIVLLLIFLRKRILIAIALIKEASRAIGHVMSSLLFPLCTFFLLCLCIAYWASTAVFLSTSNEAVYKVFNESACPFAGQTCRPETFNSSNVTRLCPDAQCLFAFYGGESAYHRYLVALQFFNVFMFFWLANFVIALGQVTLAGAFASYYWAFKKPDDMPAFPLFSAFGRALRYHTGSLAFGSLILAIVQVIRVILEYLDHRLKAAENKFAKFLLSCLKCCFWCLEKFLKFLNRNAYIMIAVYGTNFCTSARNAFFLLMRNIIRVAVLDKVTDFLFFLGKLLIVGSVGILAFFFFTQRIKLVQDTAPPLNYYWVPILTVIVGSYLIAHGFFSVYGMCVDTLFLCFLEDLERNDGSAEKPYFMSQDLRKLLKKSNKGQPEA, encoded by the exons atggggggacacggggacagctaCTACGGCAAACACG gAACGCCGCAGAAATATGACCCGACTTTCAAAGGGCCCATCTATGACAG gggctgcaccgACATCATCTGCTGCGTCCTGCTGGTGGTGGCCATCGTGGGCTACGTCGTGGTGGGCGTCGTGG cctgGACGCACGGGGACCCACGCAAGGTGATCCACCCCACGGACAGCCGCGGGCAGTTCTGCGGGCAGCAGGGGACCCCCAACGA GAAAAAACCTTTCCTTTTTTACTTTGACATCGTCAAGTGCGCGAGCccgctggtgctgctggagttCCAGTGCCCGACCACGCAG ATCTGTGTCAGCAAGTGCCCGGACCGGTACCTGACGTACCTGACGGCCGCGGGCAGCCCCGCGTCGCTCGAGTATTACCGCAATTTCTGCACCCCCGAGTACAAGGGCACGCAGAAG GCTGCCCTCAACGTGCTCAAGGACAGGGAGTGTCCGGCCATGCTCATTCCCAGCACCCCGC tgGCGCGGAGATGCTTCCCGGCCATCCAGGCCAAGCAGGGCGTCATCATGGTGGGCAACAAGACGAGCTTCGAGGACGGCTGGGGGAACCACAGGAACGCCACCGAGCTGCTGGAAGGGGCCAA GAAAGCCAACGTGGTGCTGGAGACGCGGCAGCTGGCCATGAAGATCTTCGAGGACTACACGGTGTCCTGGTACTGGATCATCAT AGGCCTCGTCATTGCCATGGTGGCCAGCCTCATCTTCATCGTGCTGCTGCGCTTCCTGGCGGGCGTCATGGTGTGGGTGATGATCGTGATGGTGATCCTGGTGCTGGGATACG GAATCTTCCACTGCTACATGGAGTACGCCAAGCTCAAAGGGGAAGCGGGCTCGGATATGTCCCTGGCAGACCTGGGCTTCCAGACCGACCTCCGTGTGTACCTGCACCTGCGGCAGACCTGGCTGGCGTTCA TGATCATCCTGTGCGTGCTGGAGCTGGTGATCGTCCTGCTGCTCATCTTCCTGCGCAAGAGGATCCTCATCGCCATCGCGCTCATCAAGGAGGCCAGCAG GGCCATCGGTCACGTCATGTCATCGCTGCTGTTCCCCTTGTGCACCTTCTtcttgctgtgcctctgcatCGCCTACTGGGCCAGCACGGCCGT CTTCCTGTCCACCTCCAACGAGGCCGTTTACAAGGTGTTCAACGAATCCGCGTGCCCGTTCGCCGGGCAGACCTGCCGGCCCGAG ACCTTCAACAGCAGCAACGTCACCAGGCTGTGCCCGGACGCGCAGTGCCTGTTCGCGTTCTACGGCGGCGAGAGCGCCTACCACCGGTACCTCGTGGCGCTGCAGTTCTTCAACGTCTTCATGTTCTTCTGGCTCGCCAACTTCGTCATCGCGCTGGGCCAGGTGACGCTGGCGGGCGCCTTCGCCTCCTACTACTGGGCCTTCAAGAAGCCCGACGACATGCCGGCCTTCCCGCTCTTCTCCGCCTTCGGCCGCGCGCTGCG GTACCACACGGGCTCGCTGGCCTTCGGCTCGCTGATCCTGGCCATCGTGCAGGTGATCAGGGTCATCCTGGAGTACCTGGACCACCGGCTGAAAG CTGCCGAGAACAAGTTTGCCAAGTTCCTGCTGAGCTGCCTCAAGTGCTGCTTCTGGTGCCTGGAGAAATTCCTCAAGTTCCTCAACAGGAACGCCTACATCATG ATCGCCGTCTACGGCACCAACTTCTGCACCTCGGCGCGGAACGCGTTCTTCCTGCTGATGAGGAACATCATCAG GGTGGCCGTGTTGGATAAAGTCACGgatttcctcttcttcctcggCAAGCTCCTCATCGTGGGAAGCGTGG GGATCCTcgccttcttcttcttcacgcAGCGGATAAAGCTGGTGCAGGACACGGCGCCGCCGCTCAATTACTACTGGGTGCCAATTCTG ACGGTGATCGTGGGCTCCTACCTCATTGCCCACGGCTTCTTCAGCGTCTACGGCATGTGCGTGGACACCCTGTTCCTCTGCTTCT TGGAGGACCTGGAGCGCAACGACGGCTCGGCCGAGAAGCCTTACTTCATGTCCCAGGACCTGAGGAAGCTGCTCAAGAAGAGCAACAAGGGCCAGCCCGAGGCATAG
- the SLC44A2 gene encoding choline transporter-like protein 2 isoform X3 — MAMDRAAGRRDPNGDYGTPQKYDPTFKGPIYDRGCTDIICCVLLVVAIVGYVVVGVVAWTHGDPRKVIHPTDSRGQFCGQQGTPNEKKPFLFYFDIVKCASPLVLLEFQCPTTQICVSKCPDRYLTYLTAAGSPASLEYYRNFCTPEYKGTQKAALNVLKDRECPAMLIPSTPLARRCFPAIQAKQGVIMVGNKTSFEDGWGNHRNATELLEGAKKANVVLETRQLAMKIFEDYTVSWYWIIIGLVIAMVASLIFIVLLRFLAGVMVWVMIVMVILVLGYGIFHCYMEYAKLKGEAGSDMSLADLGFQTDLRVYLHLRQTWLAFMIILCVLELVIVLLLIFLRKRILIAIALIKEASRAIGHVMSSLLFPLCTFFLLCLCIAYWASTAVFLSTSNEAVYKVFNESACPFAGQTCRPETFNSSNVTRLCPDAQCLFAFYGGESAYHRYLVALQFFNVFMFFWLANFVIALGQVTLAGAFASYYWAFKKPDDMPAFPLFSAFGRALRYHTGSLAFGSLILAIVQVIRVILEYLDHRLKAAENKFAKFLLSCLKCCFWCLEKFLKFLNRNAYIMIAVYGTNFCTSARNAFFLLMRNIIRVAVLDKVTDFLFFLGKLLIVGSVGILAFFFFTQRIKLVQDTAPPLNYYWVPILTVIVGSYLIAHGFFSVYGMCVDTLFLCFCEDLERNDGSPERPYYMSPELSEILLKGHLEPSKSADSQG, encoded by the exons ATGGCCATGGACCGGGCCGCGGGCAGGAGGGACCCGAACGGCGATTACG gAACGCCGCAGAAATATGACCCGACTTTCAAAGGGCCCATCTATGACAG gggctgcaccgACATCATCTGCTGCGTCCTGCTGGTGGTGGCCATCGTGGGCTACGTCGTGGTGGGCGTCGTGG cctgGACGCACGGGGACCCACGCAAGGTGATCCACCCCACGGACAGCCGCGGGCAGTTCTGCGGGCAGCAGGGGACCCCCAACGA GAAAAAACCTTTCCTTTTTTACTTTGACATCGTCAAGTGCGCGAGCccgctggtgctgctggagttCCAGTGCCCGACCACGCAG ATCTGTGTCAGCAAGTGCCCGGACCGGTACCTGACGTACCTGACGGCCGCGGGCAGCCCCGCGTCGCTCGAGTATTACCGCAATTTCTGCACCCCCGAGTACAAGGGCACGCAGAAG GCTGCCCTCAACGTGCTCAAGGACAGGGAGTGTCCGGCCATGCTCATTCCCAGCACCCCGC tgGCGCGGAGATGCTTCCCGGCCATCCAGGCCAAGCAGGGCGTCATCATGGTGGGCAACAAGACGAGCTTCGAGGACGGCTGGGGGAACCACAGGAACGCCACCGAGCTGCTGGAAGGGGCCAA GAAAGCCAACGTGGTGCTGGAGACGCGGCAGCTGGCCATGAAGATCTTCGAGGACTACACGGTGTCCTGGTACTGGATCATCAT AGGCCTCGTCATTGCCATGGTGGCCAGCCTCATCTTCATCGTGCTGCTGCGCTTCCTGGCGGGCGTCATGGTGTGGGTGATGATCGTGATGGTGATCCTGGTGCTGGGATACG GAATCTTCCACTGCTACATGGAGTACGCCAAGCTCAAAGGGGAAGCGGGCTCGGATATGTCCCTGGCAGACCTGGGCTTCCAGACCGACCTCCGTGTGTACCTGCACCTGCGGCAGACCTGGCTGGCGTTCA TGATCATCCTGTGCGTGCTGGAGCTGGTGATCGTCCTGCTGCTCATCTTCCTGCGCAAGAGGATCCTCATCGCCATCGCGCTCATCAAGGAGGCCAGCAG GGCCATCGGTCACGTCATGTCATCGCTGCTGTTCCCCTTGTGCACCTTCTtcttgctgtgcctctgcatCGCCTACTGGGCCAGCACGGCCGT CTTCCTGTCCACCTCCAACGAGGCCGTTTACAAGGTGTTCAACGAATCCGCGTGCCCGTTCGCCGGGCAGACCTGCCGGCCCGAG ACCTTCAACAGCAGCAACGTCACCAGGCTGTGCCCGGACGCGCAGTGCCTGTTCGCGTTCTACGGCGGCGAGAGCGCCTACCACCGGTACCTCGTGGCGCTGCAGTTCTTCAACGTCTTCATGTTCTTCTGGCTCGCCAACTTCGTCATCGCGCTGGGCCAGGTGACGCTGGCGGGCGCCTTCGCCTCCTACTACTGGGCCTTCAAGAAGCCCGACGACATGCCGGCCTTCCCGCTCTTCTCCGCCTTCGGCCGCGCGCTGCG GTACCACACGGGCTCGCTGGCCTTCGGCTCGCTGATCCTGGCCATCGTGCAGGTGATCAGGGTCATCCTGGAGTACCTGGACCACCGGCTGAAAG CTGCCGAGAACAAGTTTGCCAAGTTCCTGCTGAGCTGCCTCAAGTGCTGCTTCTGGTGCCTGGAGAAATTCCTCAAGTTCCTCAACAGGAACGCCTACATCATG ATCGCCGTCTACGGCACCAACTTCTGCACCTCGGCGCGGAACGCGTTCTTCCTGCTGATGAGGAACATCATCAG GGTGGCCGTGTTGGATAAAGTCACGgatttcctcttcttcctcggCAAGCTCCTCATCGTGGGAAGCGTGG GGATCCTcgccttcttcttcttcacgcAGCGGATAAAGCTGGTGCAGGACACGGCGCCGCCGCTCAATTACTACTGGGTGCCAATTCTG ACGGTGATCGTGGGCTCCTACCTCATTGCCCACGGCTTCTTCAGCGTCTACGGCATGTGCGTGGACACCCTGTTCCTCTGCTTCT GCGAAGATCTGGAGAGAAACGATGGATCTCCGGAGAGGCCTTACTACATGTCCCCCGAGCTGAGCGAGATCCTGCTGAAGGGGCACCTCGAGCCTTCCAAAAGCGCCGATAGCCAAGGCTAG
- the AP1M2 gene encoding LOW QUALITY PROTEIN: AP-1 complex subunit mu-2 (The sequence of the model RefSeq protein was modified relative to this genomic sequence to represent the inferred CDS: inserted 2 bases in 2 codons; deleted 1 base in 1 codon): protein MAASALFILDLKGKVLISRNYKGDVXLGEIEHFMGVLLQREEEGTLTPVLTHGHVHFLWIKHANLYLVATTKKNGNASLVFSFLYKVVEVFCEYFKELEEESIRDNFVIVYELLDELMDFGFPQTTDSKILQEYITQEGNKLETGXSRVPTTVTNAVSWRSEGLRYKKNEVFIDVIEAVNLLVRASGSVVLSEVVGTIKLKVFLSGMPELRLGLNDRVLFELTGRGKNKSVELEDVKFHQCVRLSRFDNDRTISFIPPDGDFELMSYRLHTQVKPLIWIESIIEKFSHSRVEIMVKAKGQFKKQSVANGVEISVPVPSDADSPKFKTTVGSARYLPERNVVIWSIKSFPGGKEHLMRAHFGLPSVEKEEEEGRPPIAVRFEIPYFTVSGIQVPPPPPPRCGYMKIIEKSGYQALPWVRYITQSGDYQIRTS, encoded by the exons ATGGCCGCCTCCGCCCTCTTCATCCTGGACCTCAAGGGCAAG gTGCTGATCAGCCGTAACTACAAGGGCGATG GTCTGGGGGAGATCGAGCACTTCATGGGGGTCCTGCTGCAGCGCGAGGAGGAGGGGACGCTCACGCCCGTGCTGACCCACGGCCACGTGCACTTCCTGTGGATCAAACACGCCAATCTGTACC TGGTGGCCACCACCAAGAAGAACGGCAACGCCTCCCTGGTCTTCTCCTTCCTCTACAAGGTGGTGGAG GTGTTCTGTGAGTACttcaaggagctggaggaggagagcaTCCGCGACAACTTCGTCATCGTCTACGAGCTGCTGGACGAGCTGATGGACTTCGGCTTCCCGCAGACCACGGACAGCAAGATCCTGCAGGA GTACATCACCCAGGAGGGGAACAAGCTGGAGACGG GGTCGCGCGTGCCCACCACGGTGACCAACGCCGTGTCCTGGCGCTCCGAGGGGCTGCGCTACAAGAAGAACGAGGTGTTCATTGATGTCATCGAGGCTGTCAACCTGCTGGTGAGGGCAT CGGGCAGCGTGGTGCTCAGCGAGGTCGTGGGCACCATCAAGCTCAAGGTTTTCCTCTCGGGGATGCCGGAGCTGCGCCTGGGCCTCAACGACCGCGTGCTGTTCGAGCTGACGGGCC GGGGCAAGAACAAGTCGGTGGAGCTGGAGGACGTGAAGTTCCACCAGTGCGTCCGTCTGTCCCGCTTCGACAACGACCGCACCATCTCCTTCATCCCCCCCGACGGCGACTTCGAGCTCATGTCCTACCGCCTGCACACGCAG gtgaAGCCGCTGATCTGGATCGAGTCCATCATCGAGAAGTTCTCGCACAGCCGGGTGGAGATCATGGTCAAG GCCAAGGGCCAGTTCAAGAAGCAGTCGGTGGCCAACGGCGTGGAGATCTCGGTGCCGGTGCCCAGCGACGCCGACTCGCCCAAGTTCAAGACCACGGTGGGCTCGGCGCGGTACCTGCCCGAGAGGAACGTT GTCATCTGGAGCATCAAATCCTTCCCC GGGGGCAAGGAGCACCTGATGCGCGCCCACTTTGGGCTGCCCAGcgtggagaaggaggaggaggaggggcgGCCGCCCATCGCCGTGCGCTTCGAGATCCCCTACTTCACCGTCTCGGGCATCCAg gtgccccctccccccccccccaggtgcGGGTACATGAAGATCATCGAGAAGAGCGGGTACCAGGCGCTGCCCTGGGTGCGCTACATCACCCAGAGCGGGG ATTACCAGATCCGCACCAGCTGA
- the SLC44A2 gene encoding choline transporter-like protein 2 isoform X1, which produces MGGHGDSYYGKHGTPQKYDPTFKGPIYDRGCTDIICCVLLVVAIVGYVVVGVVAWTHGDPRKVIHPTDSRGQFCGQQGTPNEKKPFLFYFDIVKCASPLVLLEFQCPTTQICVSKCPDRYLTYLTAAGSPASLEYYRNFCTPEYKGTQKAALNVLKDRECPAMLIPSTPLARRCFPAIQAKQGVIMVGNKTSFEDGWGNHRNATELLEGAKKANVVLETRQLAMKIFEDYTVSWYWIIIGLVIAMVASLIFIVLLRFLAGVMVWVMIVMVILVLGYGIFHCYMEYAKLKGEAGSDMSLADLGFQTDLRVYLHLRQTWLAFMIILCVLELVIVLLLIFLRKRILIAIALIKEASRAIGHVMSSLLFPLCTFFLLCLCIAYWASTAVFLSTSNEAVYKVFNESACPFAGQTCRPETFNSSNVTRLCPDAQCLFAFYGGESAYHRYLVALQFFNVFMFFWLANFVIALGQVTLAGAFASYYWAFKKPDDMPAFPLFSAFGRALRYHTGSLAFGSLILAIVQVIRVILEYLDHRLKAAENKFAKFLLSCLKCCFWCLEKFLKFLNRNAYIMIAVYGTNFCTSARNAFFLLMRNIIRVAVLDKVTDFLFFLGKLLIVGSVGILAFFFFTQRIKLVQDTAPPLNYYWVPILTVIVGSYLIAHGFFSVYGMCVDTLFLCFCEDLERNDGSPERPYYMSPELSEILLKGHLEPSKSADSQG; this is translated from the exons atggggggacacggggacagctaCTACGGCAAACACG gAACGCCGCAGAAATATGACCCGACTTTCAAAGGGCCCATCTATGACAG gggctgcaccgACATCATCTGCTGCGTCCTGCTGGTGGTGGCCATCGTGGGCTACGTCGTGGTGGGCGTCGTGG cctgGACGCACGGGGACCCACGCAAGGTGATCCACCCCACGGACAGCCGCGGGCAGTTCTGCGGGCAGCAGGGGACCCCCAACGA GAAAAAACCTTTCCTTTTTTACTTTGACATCGTCAAGTGCGCGAGCccgctggtgctgctggagttCCAGTGCCCGACCACGCAG ATCTGTGTCAGCAAGTGCCCGGACCGGTACCTGACGTACCTGACGGCCGCGGGCAGCCCCGCGTCGCTCGAGTATTACCGCAATTTCTGCACCCCCGAGTACAAGGGCACGCAGAAG GCTGCCCTCAACGTGCTCAAGGACAGGGAGTGTCCGGCCATGCTCATTCCCAGCACCCCGC tgGCGCGGAGATGCTTCCCGGCCATCCAGGCCAAGCAGGGCGTCATCATGGTGGGCAACAAGACGAGCTTCGAGGACGGCTGGGGGAACCACAGGAACGCCACCGAGCTGCTGGAAGGGGCCAA GAAAGCCAACGTGGTGCTGGAGACGCGGCAGCTGGCCATGAAGATCTTCGAGGACTACACGGTGTCCTGGTACTGGATCATCAT AGGCCTCGTCATTGCCATGGTGGCCAGCCTCATCTTCATCGTGCTGCTGCGCTTCCTGGCGGGCGTCATGGTGTGGGTGATGATCGTGATGGTGATCCTGGTGCTGGGATACG GAATCTTCCACTGCTACATGGAGTACGCCAAGCTCAAAGGGGAAGCGGGCTCGGATATGTCCCTGGCAGACCTGGGCTTCCAGACCGACCTCCGTGTGTACCTGCACCTGCGGCAGACCTGGCTGGCGTTCA TGATCATCCTGTGCGTGCTGGAGCTGGTGATCGTCCTGCTGCTCATCTTCCTGCGCAAGAGGATCCTCATCGCCATCGCGCTCATCAAGGAGGCCAGCAG GGCCATCGGTCACGTCATGTCATCGCTGCTGTTCCCCTTGTGCACCTTCTtcttgctgtgcctctgcatCGCCTACTGGGCCAGCACGGCCGT CTTCCTGTCCACCTCCAACGAGGCCGTTTACAAGGTGTTCAACGAATCCGCGTGCCCGTTCGCCGGGCAGACCTGCCGGCCCGAG ACCTTCAACAGCAGCAACGTCACCAGGCTGTGCCCGGACGCGCAGTGCCTGTTCGCGTTCTACGGCGGCGAGAGCGCCTACCACCGGTACCTCGTGGCGCTGCAGTTCTTCAACGTCTTCATGTTCTTCTGGCTCGCCAACTTCGTCATCGCGCTGGGCCAGGTGACGCTGGCGGGCGCCTTCGCCTCCTACTACTGGGCCTTCAAGAAGCCCGACGACATGCCGGCCTTCCCGCTCTTCTCCGCCTTCGGCCGCGCGCTGCG GTACCACACGGGCTCGCTGGCCTTCGGCTCGCTGATCCTGGCCATCGTGCAGGTGATCAGGGTCATCCTGGAGTACCTGGACCACCGGCTGAAAG CTGCCGAGAACAAGTTTGCCAAGTTCCTGCTGAGCTGCCTCAAGTGCTGCTTCTGGTGCCTGGAGAAATTCCTCAAGTTCCTCAACAGGAACGCCTACATCATG ATCGCCGTCTACGGCACCAACTTCTGCACCTCGGCGCGGAACGCGTTCTTCCTGCTGATGAGGAACATCATCAG GGTGGCCGTGTTGGATAAAGTCACGgatttcctcttcttcctcggCAAGCTCCTCATCGTGGGAAGCGTGG GGATCCTcgccttcttcttcttcacgcAGCGGATAAAGCTGGTGCAGGACACGGCGCCGCCGCTCAATTACTACTGGGTGCCAATTCTG ACGGTGATCGTGGGCTCCTACCTCATTGCCCACGGCTTCTTCAGCGTCTACGGCATGTGCGTGGACACCCTGTTCCTCTGCTTCT GCGAAGATCTGGAGAGAAACGATGGATCTCCGGAGAGGCCTTACTACATGTCCCCCGAGCTGAGCGAGATCCTGCTGAAGGGGCACCTCGAGCCTTCCAAAAGCGCCGATAGCCAAGGCTAG